In the genome of Chloroflexota bacterium, the window AGCCCGACGGCACGCGCGCCCAGCCCGACGGCGCGGGTCACTCGATGCGCTTGCGCTCGAACGTCGTCGAGAGGATCAGCATCGTGCGGGTGCTGGAGACGCCCTCGACGCAGCCGATCTCGCGCAGCAAGTCTTCCAACGAGCGGGCGTCGGCCACGCGCACCAGCAACACGTAGCTGTCGTCGCCGGTCACGCTGTAGCAGGCTTCCACGGCCGTCAGCCGGTGGAACGCCGACTCCAGCCGCTCCCAGTGGAACCCGGGCAGCTGCCGCACGGCCACCAGCGCGGCGATCCCATAGCCGAGCAGCTCGGGGCTGGTGGCGATGGTGTACTGCTGGATGACGCCCCGATCCTCCAGCTTCTTGACGCGCGCGTACACGGACGGCGCGCTCAGCCCGACAGCCTGGGCAAGCTCGGCGTACGAGCGGCGGCCGTCCTCGGAGAGCAGGGCCAGCAAGCGACGGTCGGTGGGGTCGAGCGCGACCGGGGCCGCCGGTCGGTCGTCGGCGGCCCCCGCCGTTGAGCTGCGCGGCGCTGGTTGACGTGGCACGGCTTCCCGCTTTCCGACTCCTCCAGGTATCGGTATGCAGGATACCCGAGTGGCGGATGTTTGCCTACCGACCGGCGGCTTGCCCTCGTGCCCGGCCCCGTGCGATCCTCCGCCCGCCCGACGCGACAGGCGTCCGGCTGGCGCCCCACCCCACGCTGGAGTGCACCCGTCATGGCAGGTCAGTCTGACCCGTCCTCGGACGCCACCGCCGACACGTCCGCGCCGCTGCCCCGTGTCGCCTTTCTCGGTCTCGGCGCGATGGGCCGCCCGATGGCCGCCAACCTGCTCGAGGCGGGCCATCCGCTGACCGTCTGGAACCGGACGGCGAGCCGGGCCGAGCCGCTCACCGCACGCGGCGCGACGCTGGCCGCCAGCCCCCAGGCTGCCGCCGCTGACGCCGACGTGGTCATCACGATGCTGACGGACGTAGCGGCCGTCGAGTCCGTCGCCTTCGGAAACGTGGGTCTGCTGGCCGGGCTGCGGGCCGGCGTGGCCTACGTCGACATGAGCACCGTCACCCCGGCGCTCAGCCTGCGCCTCGCCGAGGCGGCCCACGGGCGTGGCGCGCGCTTCCTCGAAGCGCCGGTGCTGGGAACCATCGGCCCGGCGGCCGATGGCACGCTGACGATCCTGGCCGGCGGCGACGCCGAGACGCTGGAGGCCCTGCGCCCGATCCTCAGCGTCATGGGCTCCACCATCATCCATGCCGGGCCGTCCGGACAGGGCGCCTGGCTCAAACTGCTCGCCAATGCGCTGATGGGCGTCACAATGCAGGCGTTCTTCGAGCTGCTGGCAGTCGGGCAGCGGGCTGGCTTCGACCGCGCCACCCTGGCCCAGACGTTTGGCGCGCTCCCGATGTCCTCGCCGGTCATGCAGCGCAAGACGCCGCCGATCCTGGCCGGCGACTTTGCCCCGCAGTTCACCCTCGACCTGTTCAACAAGGACTTGCGCCAGCTGCTGGAAGCGGCCGGCGCGCTCGGGGTGGACTCGCCGATGGTCGCGCTGGCGCACGGGCTGTTCTCGCAGGCTCGGATCAGGGATCGTGGCGGGCTCGACTACAGCGTGGCGGCGCTGGCGGCGGAGGAGCGGGCCGGCATCACGCGCCAGGGCTGACGCTCGGGGCCTGAGGCGACCGGTCAGGCATCTTTCACCAGATGCCCAGCCGCGCAACAGGCTTGTGCGGAAACTCCCGTTGTACCCTCCGTCTGGCGCCGCCTATGCTTTCTGGGGCGGCGCTGCGTCGCTCGACAGCCCTGCCTGCGGCGGGGAGTGGCGAGCGACGGTGTTGAGGGAGGGTCTGTGCGCTCTTAGGGCGGAGTGGTCAGTCGAAGAGGCCGGCGATGCTCTGGGCGCGGTTGGTGGCCGCCGTCTGGCGCGCCGACCGGCCGCTCAGCTGCCGCCGAATGCTGACGGCGCTGTAGACCGCCACGAACAGTGCCGCCGCCACCAGCACCACGGTGGCCCCCGAGGCGATGTCCAGGAAGTAGCTCAAGTAGATCCCCAGCAGCCCGCAGAGCGCCCCGACCAGCGTCGAGAGCCAGAGCATCGTGCTGAAGCTGTCGGTCAGCAGGCGCGCCACGATGGCCGGGATCACCAGCGCCGCCGCGATCAGCGTCACGCCCATCACCTGCATCGAGGCGATGATCGTGCCGGCCAGCATCACCGAGAACGCCGTCTCGATCCAGGCCGTCCGGATGCCGTAGATCGGCGCAACCTCCGGGTCAAACGTCGTGAACAGGAGCTGCTTGTACAGGAAGAAGATCAGCAGCAGCGTCACGACGGAGACCAGCGCCACCACCAGCAAATCCTGATTGGTGACGCCCAGGATGTTCCCGAACAGCGCGGCGTCGAAGTTGCGGGTGAAGCGCCGGTACTGGCTGATCAAGGCCACGCCGAACGCGAAGCTGGCGGTCGTGATGATCCCGATGGCCGCGTCCGCGCCGATGTAGTGGCGTCGCGAGAGGGCGTTGATCAGCAGGGCGGCGGCGAACCCCCAGATGCCCGCGCCGACGTAGAAGCTGACGCCCATCACGTAGCTGGCGACGGCCCCGCCAAAGACGGCGTGCGAGAGGCCGTGCCCGATGTAGCTCATCCGGCGCAGCACGACGTACACGCCGATGAGGCCGCACAGCGCCCCGACCAGCGTCGCGGCCAGCAGCCCCCGCACGAAGAACTCGTAGCGGAACGGCTCCAGCAGGATCACCGGCCACACTCCGGCAGGATCACGCGCCGCGCTCCAGCGGCTGCTCGTTGCCGGGGTGCAGGCCGGAGCGCGTCGCCGCCAGCCGGTCGGAGACCAGGATCAGGTCGCCCTGGCGCACCACCACCATCTCGGCGCCGTAGGTGCGGGTCAGGATCTCGGTGGTGAAGATGTCGTCTGGCGTGCCCTGGGCCACGATCCGCTGATTGAGGCAGATGACCCACGGGAGGTGCGCTGCCACCGAGTTGAGATCGTGCGTCGTCAGCAGGACGCCGATCCCCTCGCCGTTCAGCTCGTGGAGCAGGTGCAGCACCTCGTGGCGCGTCTTGATGTCCGCGCCGGAGGTCGGCTCGTCCAGCAGCAGCAATTCAGGGTTCCGGATCAGCGCGCGGGCCAGGAAGACCCGCTGCTGCTGCCCACCGGAGAGGTCGCGGATGTGGCGCTTCGCGCAGTGGGCGATGCCCAGCCGCTCCAGCAGCGCCATCATGCGCTGGCGGTCGGACTTCCTGGCCCAGGGGAAGTAGCCGGACTCGGCGGCCAGCCCCATCAGCACCACCTGCTCGACGGTGACCGGGAAGCTCCAGTCGATCGTCTCCAGTTGCGGCACGTAGCCGATGCGGGGGCGGCGGCCGTCCGTGGCCGGGAACCGGACGGCCCCATGGAAGATGTCGGCCCGGCCGAGGATCGCGCGGAGGACGGTCGTCTTGCCGGACCCGCTCGGCCCGACGATCCCCGCGAACTGGCCCGGTGCGATGCTCAGGGCGATCCGTTCGAGGACCGCGCGGCCATCGTAGCCACAGGCGAGGTCGTCAAGCTCGACGAGCGCACGGTCAGACCGTGCAGCGGCGGGTGCGTGTACGACAGGCATCCTTAGGACTATGGCTGATAGGTGTTCGTCGGGTCCAAATTGTTGAGCGGAGACGGATCACCGCCGAGCGCCTCGGCCATCAGCTGCACGTCGAACTTGAGCATGCCGATGTACGTGTTCTCCGGATCGCCCGGCGCGCCGGGCGGATCGTCGTCGCGCAGCGAGTCGTAGTAGCGGACGCCGGTCTCGCGGCCGATCTGCTCCAGCACCGGGCTGGGGAAAACCTCCGAGCCGAAGATCGACGGTACGCCGGTCTCGCGGATCTGGTCGATCAGCGCCGCCACCTCGCGGGGCGACGGCTCGGCGAAGTCGCTCGGCTGGATCGCGCCGATCACCTGGAACCCGTAGCGCGGCGCAAAGTAGGCGAACGAGTCGTGGTAGGTGAGCAGCTTGCGGTTCTGCTCGGGGATGGTGGCAACGGTCGCCTTGATGGCCGTGTCAAGCTCGGTGATGCGGGCGCGGAACAGCTCGACGTTCTGGCGGTAGTAGTCGGCATTGGCGGCGTCGCGCTCGGAGAGGGCATCGCGCACCAGCTCCGCGAAGCGCAGCGCGTAGAGCGGGTTCATCCAGACGTGCGGGTTCGGATCGCCGTGCTCCTCGGGGAAGCTGAAGTCGAAGACCCACTGCTCGCGGGTGATCGTCTGCGGCCCCAGCTCGACGATCTTCGCGCCGGACTTGAGGTTGGCCTGGGCCAGCTCGATGGTGGTCCCTTCGAGCGCCAGCCCGTTGACGAAGATCAAGTCGGCTGAGGCCAGCTTGCGCGCGTCTGACGGGGCTGGCTCGAACGTGTGCGAGTCCACACCTGGGGCGATGATGCCCTCAAGCTCGATGCGCGAGCCGCCGACGTTCTGCACGATGTTGGTGATCGGGGCAACGGTGGACACGACCTTCAGCTTCGACTGCGCGGCGGCCGGTCCCGGCGCTGGCAGCAGGACGGCTGAGAGCATCAGCAGCAGCGTGGTCAGTACGGCGAGTCGCTTCAAAGTGGCTCCTCCCCCATCGTCGGCCGGCGCGGCTGGTTGCGGCCAGCCCATCGTCCGACTGTAACGTGCATGGAAGCATGTTTGCCAGATGTTGCACATGCCAACACTTACAGCAGCGGGCCGTCACCGCGTGGCGTCTCGGCGCGCCGGGCCAGCACGTCGCGGTGCACCACCCGTGCCGTCAGCGTCCCATCCGCGAGCATCGCCCGCCGACACGCCTCCCAGGCGTCGAGTGTCGCGCGGTCTACGCGGCCGAGGTCGCGCGCCGCGTCAGACACGAATCGCAGCAGCCAGTCCAGCACCAGCCGGGCGTCCGGGCCGTCTGCGGCGGCCACGTTCCAGACGGACGCGCCCTCCCGCACGATCTCCAGGCCGGCCGCCCGCAGGGCTGGCGCGAGCCGCCGGCCGGAGGTCGCGCCGCCGTACGCTGGGGCAGCGGCGCGCGGGCGGTCCATGTGCTGATGGAAACCGTTGAGGATCCGCTGCTCGGCCTCGGCCAGGCCAGGCCGCTGAGCCTCCAAGGATGGCCCGAAGCAGGTTTGGCCGTCGTAGGCGAGTGCGAGGTGGATCAGCCCGCCCGGCCGTGCCAGCGCCGCCGCCCGCGCGGCCAGCCGGTCGAGCGGGAGCAGATCGGCCAGCGCGTGCCCAAGCACGAGGTCTGCCGTGCCGTCGGGCGGACCGCCCAGGCTGTCGAGCGGCTGCAGGAGATCGGCGACGATCCGCGTGGCGCGACACTCGTGCCCTGCCTGCCCTGCCTGCCCTGCCTGCCCTGCCAGGTGGGTGCTGGCCGGTTTGTGCTGGCCGGCCGACCATGCAGCGTTGGGCTCAGCGCCCCTGCCCGGCGGCGTCGCCAGGGCCAGGAGCGCGGCGTCACGGTCCACGGCGTAGGCCTCCAGCGGACGCGGGGCCAGCCATGCCCGTGCCCGCCGGAGGGCGGCGCCAGTCCCGCTGCCCAGGTCGACGACTATGGGCACATACCCCTCGGGCAGCGCGGCGGCCCAGTCGCGGATCGCGCGGATGGCCGCCGCATCCAGGGCGGCCTCGTCGTAGCGACGGCGCGCCGAGAGCCATGCCGGATCGAACCCCATCGCGGGTCAGCCTGCCTGCCGTGTGGCAGACGGCGCAGCGACGGCCTGCAGCAGCCGCTCGAACGCGAGGATACTGTCGCTCCAGGTCGGCAGCGAGGCTGCGCGCTCGCGGGCCAGGGCCGCGCGCCGGTGACGCTCGTCGGGCGAGCGGGCCAGCCGTTCGATGGCGCGGGCCAGCGCCCCGACGTCGCCGGGCTGCACCAGCTCGGCTTCCTGGCCGCCGCGGACCACCTCCGGCACCGCCCCGACCCGCGTCGCCACGATGGGCAGCCCGGCGGCCAGCGCCTCGGCCAGCACCATGCCGTACCCCTCGTGGCTGGAGGGCAGCAGCAGCGCGTCCGCCTCGGAGAAGCGCCGGCGTAGCATGCCGGCTGAGACGCGGCCATGCACCCGCACACGGTCCTTGAGATCGGGCGCGCGGAGGGCGGCCCAGACCCGGGCGGCGTAGGCTGGATCGCGGTCCTGCTCGCCCACCAGATCGAGGGTGACCCCGAGGCCGGTCCGCTGGAGCGCCGCGAGCGCGTCGAGGATGCCCTTGCGCGGCGTCCAATGCCCGACGAGCAGCAGGTTGACTTCACCGTCCGGGTTAGCCCGGCCGCTGAGGCCTTCGTGCGTGTCCCAGCCTGGCCGCACCACTGCCGTCTGTATGCCTCGGCGCGTCAGCGGACGCACCGTGCGGGCCGTCGTCTCGCTGGTGCAGACGACGAGGTCGGCGGTACGGACCACCAGCCCCTCGACCATCCGGGCCAGCGCTCGCCCATGCCACGGGCCAGGCTCCGAACAGCGCAGGTGGTGCACCAGCAGTATCAGCGGCGTCCCGCGCAGGGCTGGTCGGAGGCGTCCCGTCAGGTGCGCCGCTGCCAGGGCCGGGTGTGCCAGCTCGTCCACGACCACGCTGCTCCAGTGCGCGTGCCGCAGGCCGGCGGCCAGCCTTCGCCCGGCCGCGAGGTCGAGCGGCCAGCCGCCGGCGCGGATGTCGAGCACGCCGACCGGCCAGCCCCGCACCCGCAGCCCGTCCACGATCCGCGCGTCGTACAGGTAACCGCCGGTCAGTTGCTGCAGCGGCCCCGGCGTCACCCAGCCGAGCGGGCGGATCCCCTGCCCGCCCTCACCCACCATCGCCCGTCTCCCACATCGGGCGCAGGATACCCTGTCAGGCCCATCCCGTCCTGAATTTCAGGAACCGCGCCGTGGCGGAAGGCTGATGGCACGCAGGCCGCGACGGAGGTACGCAGACCGCGACGGAGGTACGCAGGCCGCGCTGGACTACACGTTCAGCCGCCGGTACCGCCGCACCGCCAGCGGCGCGAAGATCGCCAGG includes:
- a CDS encoding Lrp/AsnC family transcriptional regulator, with translation MPRQPAPRSSTAGAADDRPAAPVALDPTDRRLLALLSEDGRRSYAELAQAVGLSAPSVYARVKKLEDRGVIQQYTIATSPELLGYGIAALVAVRQLPGFHWERLESAFHRLTAVEACYSVTGDDSYVLLVRVADARSLEDLLREIGCVEGVSSTRTMLILSTTFERKRIE
- a CDS encoding NAD(P)-dependent oxidoreductase; the encoded protein is MAGQSDPSSDATADTSAPLPRVAFLGLGAMGRPMAANLLEAGHPLTVWNRTASRAEPLTARGATLAASPQAAAADADVVITMLTDVAAVESVAFGNVGLLAGLRAGVAYVDMSTVTPALSLRLAEAAHGRGARFLEAPVLGTIGPAADGTLTILAGGDAETLEALRPILSVMGSTIIHAGPSGQGAWLKLLANALMGVTMQAFFELLAVGQRAGFDRATLAQTFGALPMSSPVMQRKTPPILAGDFAPQFTLDLFNKDLRQLLEAAGALGVDSPMVALAHGLFSQARIRDRGGLDYSVAALAAEERAGITRQG
- a CDS encoding metal ABC transporter permease, whose amino-acid sequence is MILLEPFRYEFFVRGLLAATLVGALCGLIGVYVVLRRMSYIGHGLSHAVFGGAVASYVMGVSFYVGAGIWGFAAALLINALSRRHYIGADAAIGIITTASFAFGVALISQYRRFTRNFDAALFGNILGVTNQDLLVVALVSVVTLLLIFFLYKQLLFTTFDPEVAPIYGIRTAWIETAFSVMLAGTIIASMQVMGVTLIAAALVIPAIVARLLTDSFSTMLWLSTLVGALCGLLGIYLSYFLDIASGATVVLVAAALFVAVYSAVSIRRQLSGRSARQTAATNRAQSIAGLFD
- a CDS encoding metal ABC transporter ATP-binding protein encodes the protein MPVVHAPAAARSDRALVELDDLACGYDGRAVLERIALSIAPGQFAGIVGPSGSGKTTVLRAILGRADIFHGAVRFPATDGRRPRIGYVPQLETIDWSFPVTVEQVVLMGLAAESGYFPWARKSDRQRMMALLERLGIAHCAKRHIRDLSGGQQQRVFLARALIRNPELLLLDEPTSGADIKTRHEVLHLLHELNGEGIGVLLTTHDLNSVAAHLPWVICLNQRIVAQGTPDDIFTTEILTRTYGAEMVVVRQGDLILVSDRLAATRSGLHPGNEQPLERGA
- a CDS encoding zinc ABC transporter substrate-binding protein; this translates as MLSAVLLPAPGPAAAQSKLKVVSTVAPITNIVQNVGGSRIELEGIIAPGVDSHTFEPAPSDARKLASADLIFVNGLALEGTTIELAQANLKSGAKIVELGPQTITREQWVFDFSFPEEHGDPNPHVWMNPLYALRFAELVRDALSERDAANADYYRQNVELFRARITELDTAIKATVATIPEQNRKLLTYHDSFAYFAPRYGFQVIGAIQPSDFAEPSPREVAALIDQIRETGVPSIFGSEVFPSPVLEQIGRETGVRYYDSLRDDDPPGAPGDPENTYIGMLKFDVQLMAEALGGDPSPLNNLDPTNTYQP
- a CDS encoding glycosyltransferase family 4 protein, translating into MVGEGGQGIRPLGWVTPGPLQQLTGGYLYDARIVDGLRVRGWPVGVLDIRAGGWPLDLAAGRRLAAGLRHAHWSSVVVDELAHPALAAAHLTGRLRPALRGTPLILLVHHLRCSEPGPWHGRALARMVEGLVVRTADLVVCTSETTARTVRPLTRRGIQTAVVRPGWDTHEGLSGRANPDGEVNLLLVGHWTPRKGILDALAALQRTGLGVTLDLVGEQDRDPAYAARVWAALRAPDLKDRVRVHGRVSAGMLRRRFSEADALLLPSSHEGYGMVLAEALAAGLPIVATRVGAVPEVVRGGQEAELVQPGDVGALARAIERLARSPDERHRRAALARERAASLPTWSDSILAFERLLQAVAAPSATRQAG